In Streptomyces durocortorensis, a genomic segment contains:
- a CDS encoding ABC transporter permease produces MSSTTTTLPPAPAGPTGPAPSKAAVAGEGRIGLRANLRHVGALVRRNLLQIKKDPESMFDVLLMPVVFTLLFVYVFGGSVGASLGGGRQDYLNYLVPGLMAMMGVNIAMAVGTGVNDDFRKGVMDRFRTMPIARSSVLIAKIVVELGRMMVAILILLAMGFALGMELKGSVYGLLGAVALTGAFGAAIMWIFILLGLSMKTAQAVQGMGMLVLMPLQFGSSIFAPTQTMPGWLQAFTDYNPLSNLADAARGLVMGGPTGNSVWWTLAWAAGITVVMAPLAVARFRRKA; encoded by the coding sequence ATGAGCAGCACCACCACGACCCTGCCCCCCGCACCCGCCGGGCCCACGGGCCCCGCACCGTCGAAGGCGGCGGTGGCCGGGGAGGGCCGGATCGGGCTGCGGGCCAACCTGCGGCACGTCGGAGCGCTGGTCCGGCGCAATCTCCTCCAGATCAAGAAGGACCCGGAGTCGATGTTCGACGTCCTTCTGATGCCGGTCGTCTTCACGCTGCTGTTCGTGTACGTCTTCGGCGGCTCGGTCGGCGCCAGCCTCGGCGGGGGCAGGCAGGACTATCTGAACTACCTGGTCCCGGGACTGATGGCGATGATGGGCGTGAACATCGCCATGGCCGTCGGCACCGGCGTCAACGACGACTTCCGCAAGGGCGTCATGGACCGGTTCCGGACGATGCCGATCGCGCGCTCCTCGGTACTCATCGCCAAGATCGTGGTCGAGCTGGGCCGGATGATGGTCGCCATCCTCATCCTGCTCGCCATGGGCTTCGCCCTCGGCATGGAGCTGAAGGGCTCGGTGTACGGACTCCTCGGAGCGGTCGCGCTGACCGGGGCGTTCGGCGCCGCCATCATGTGGATCTTCATCCTGCTCGGGCTGAGCATGAAGACGGCCCAGGCCGTCCAGGGGATGGGAATGCTGGTGCTGATGCCGCTTCAGTTCGGTTCCTCGATCTTCGCGCCGACGCAGACCATGCCGGGCTGGCTCCAGGCGTTCACCGACTACAACCCGCTGTCCAACCTCGCGGACGCGGCGCGCGGGCTCGTGATGGGCGGCCCGACCGGGAACTCGGTCTGGTGGACGCTCGCCTGGGCCGCCGGGATCACGGTGGTGATGGCGCCGCTGGCGGTGGCCAGGTTCCGCAGGAAGGCCTGA